The proteins below are encoded in one region of Micromonospora yangpuensis:
- a CDS encoding allantoate amidohydrolase, which produces MLSHSVVEGSLPYRFRVLWDEIAAIGRDPGSGGYLRYALGAAELALRDWFREQARRRGLAVTEDGNGNLLARWGDPDAVDAVLVGSHFDSVPHGGGYDGPLGIVSAFLAVDELRAAGVTPTRPVVVAAFVEEEGARFGVPCLGSRLLTGAIEVDRAAGLRDAAGVSFAEALGQAPVGARPDLLAGFSSFVELHVEQGRALVERDAPVAVAEAIWPHGRWRFDVHGEANHAGTTRMADRRDPMLTYAFTVLAANKEARLRGAHATVGRVRVEPNATNAVPSTVTGWLDARAADQETLDALVEAVAAKAAERARRDGTEVRVTEESATPLVTFDDRLGTRLARLLAAPVLPTAAGHDAGVLAGHLPTAMLFVRNPTGVSHSPAETATDADCAAGVTALARVLTELTR; this is translated from the coding sequence TTGTTATCGCATTCTGTTGTGGAAGGGTCCCTTCCTTACAGGTTCCGTGTGTTGTGGGACGAGATCGCGGCGATCGGGCGGGACCCGGGCAGCGGCGGGTACCTGCGGTACGCCCTCGGCGCGGCCGAGCTGGCGTTGCGGGACTGGTTCCGGGAGCAGGCCCGGCGGCGGGGGCTGGCGGTCACCGAGGACGGCAACGGCAACCTGCTCGCCCGCTGGGGTGACCCGGACGCCGTCGACGCGGTGCTCGTCGGCAGCCACTTCGACTCGGTGCCGCACGGCGGCGGGTACGACGGTCCGCTCGGCATCGTCAGCGCGTTCCTCGCCGTCGACGAGCTGCGCGCCGCCGGGGTCACCCCCACCCGGCCGGTGGTGGTGGCCGCCTTCGTCGAGGAGGAGGGGGCCCGGTTCGGCGTACCGTGTCTGGGGTCGAGGCTGCTCACCGGGGCGATCGAGGTCGACCGCGCGGCCGGGCTGCGCGACGCGGCCGGGGTGAGCTTCGCCGAGGCGCTGGGCCAGGCGCCGGTCGGGGCCCGACCCGACCTGCTGGCCGGCTTCTCGTCCTTCGTGGAGCTGCACGTGGAGCAGGGCCGGGCGCTCGTCGAGCGGGACGCGCCGGTCGCGGTCGCCGAGGCGATCTGGCCGCACGGCCGGTGGCGCTTCGACGTCCACGGCGAGGCCAACCACGCCGGTACGACCCGGATGGCCGACCGCCGCGACCCGATGCTCACCTACGCGTTCACCGTGCTCGCGGCGAACAAGGAGGCCCGGCTGCGCGGCGCGCACGCCACCGTCGGCCGGGTCCGGGTCGAGCCGAACGCCACCAACGCCGTCCCGTCGACGGTGACCGGCTGGTTGGACGCACGCGCCGCCGACCAGGAGACCCTGGACGCGCTGGTCGAGGCGGTCGCCGCCAAGGCCGCCGAGCGGGCCCGCCGCGACGGCACCGAGGTACGGGTGACCGAGGAGTCGGCCACCCCGCTGGTCACCTTCGACGACCGCCTGGGTACCCGACTGGCCCGGCTGCTGGCCGCCCCGGTGCTGCCCACCGCGGCCGGCCACGACGCCGGGGTGCTCGCCGGGCACCTGCCCACGGCGATGCTCTTCGTCCGCAACCCGACCGGGGTGTCCCACTCCCCGGCCGAGACCGCCACCGACGCCGACTGCGCCGCCGGGGTCACCGCCCTGGCCCGGGTCCTGACGGAGCTGACCCGATGA